The Oryzias latipes chromosome 4, ASM223467v1 genome includes a window with the following:
- the LOC111947349 gene encoding uncharacterized protein LOC111947349 has protein sequence MRGCSTDGSKRDLIGRMFGRRGMNVLALSETKMRGKGECVFGSVSGRMSGVESGRAREGVALLVSCEVRRCVVEWKEVSPRLMCVKVKFLKEFWVFVSAYGPGSERNEEERVTFWNDLDECLQGFGANVNVVLMGDLNARVGDEKFEGVVGGHGVPGKNDNGERLIGMCTEREMVIGNTWFRKKEIHKYTWVRQRGGRVIDKALMDYVVVSKVACSRLLDVSVRRGESGGMSDHYLVEGTLRVGMPWVRSRKSEEAREVLRVSVLKNREKMCEYQKELGGNWNMVKEQMVVGVEEEWQQFKSAVVGCAEEVCGVRRVGGGVRKGSEWWCEDLRLAVAEKRCAYEVRLQRKDRESYESYKEKKRDAKRAVREARAAADESLLLDRTEKKRRKEERGMPGVCHGASVLLLPALLCS, from the coding sequence ATGCGGGGGTGTAGTACGGATGGAAGCAAAAGAGATCTGATTGGAAGGATGTTTGGAAGGAGGGGAATGAACGTGTTAGCACTGAGTGAGACAAAGATGAGAGGGaagggtgagtgtgtgtttggaagtGTGAGTGGGAGAATGTCTGGTGTAGAGAGCGGGAGAGCAAGAGAAGGCGTGGCTTTACTGGTGAGCTGTGAGGTGAGACGATGTGTGGTTGAATGGAAGGAGGTTTCACCAAGACTGATGTGTGTGAAAGTGAAATTTCTGAAGGAGTTTTGGGTGTTCGTGAGTGCATATGGTCCTGGCAGTGAGAGGAATGAAGAGGAGAGAGTGACCTTCTGGAACGACTTGGATGAGTGCTTGCAAGGATTTGGAGCAAATGTGAATGTAGTACTGATGGGAGATCTGAATGCTAGAGTGGGTGATGAGAAATTTGAGGGTGTTGTTGGCGGGCATGGTGTTCCTGGAAAGAATGATAATGGTGAGAGACTGATAGGAATGTGCACTGAAAGAGAGATGGTGATTGGGAATACATGgttcagaaagaaagagatCCATAAGTATACGTGGGTGAGGCAGAGGGGTGGAAGAGTGATTGATAAAGCACTGATGGATTATGTGGTGGTTTCAAAGGTTGCATGTAGTAGATTGCTGGATGTAAGTGTGAGGAGGGGAGAGAGTGGAGGTATGTCTGATCACTATTTGGTGGAAGGAACGTTGCGTGTGGGTATGCCATGGGTGAGATCGAGAAAGAGTGAGGAGGCAAGAGAAGTTCTGAGAGTGAGTGTtttgaagaacagagagaaaatgtgtgaGTATCAGAAGGAATTAGGTGGCAATTGGAATATGGTGAAGGAGCAAATGGTTGTTGGAGTGGAGGAAGAATGGCAACAGTTCAAGAGTGCAGTGGTTGGATGTGCAGAGGAAGTGTGTGGTGTGAGACGTGTTGGGGGTGGTGTAAGAAAGGGAAGTGAATGGTGGTGCGAGGATTTAAGGTTGGCTGTAGCTGAGAAGAGATGTGCGTATGAAGTACGGCTGCAGAGAAAGGATAGGGAGTCATATGAGTCTTataaggagaagaaaagggatGCTAAGAGAGCTGTGCGAGAGGCAAGAGCGGCTGCGGACGAAAG